The following coding sequences lie in one Treponema sp. OMZ 790 genomic window:
- a CDS encoding MlrC C-terminal domain-containing protein has product MQNKEGPVFVSDSGDNPYSRFFGDSTECFEALLKQKEALKALPTKVLYSGFFDKAAVEKCFEAGEGSSLEITIGGTWDKINGKKIPCPVKVLKLVKNYGVYDSRLAFVEMEDIRIVLTSNHIGFGDDELLPAGCKRRRLLYSYRKAGLFGTLFSKIAKRAILAESKGCSNEVLETLITLKLASNISLG; this is encoded by the coding sequence GTGCAAAATAAAGAAGGCCCCGTCTTTGTCTCCGATTCGGGAGATAATCCATACAGCCGGTTCTTCGGGGATTCCACCGAGTGCTTTGAGGCCCTTTTAAAACAAAAAGAAGCTTTAAAAGCTCTACCCACTAAGGTGCTTTATTCAGGATTTTTTGATAAGGCTGCCGTTGAAAAATGCTTTGAGGCAGGGGAGGGCTCTTCCTTAGAAATAACTATAGGCGGAACATGGGATAAAATCAACGGCAAAAAAATTCCTTGCCCCGTAAAGGTTTTAAAACTTGTAAAAAACTACGGCGTTTATGATTCCCGATTGGCTTTTGTCGAAATGGAAGACATAAGAATAGTTTTAACCTCAAATCACATAGGCTTCGGGGATGATGAGCTCTTGCCTGCCGGGTGTAAACGCAGAAGATTATTGTATAGTTATCGTAAAGCTGGGTTATTTGGAACCCTGTTTTCAAAAATAGCAAAGAGGGCGATATTGGCGGAATCTAAGGGCTGTTCAAACGAGGTCTTGGAAACCTTGATTACCCTCAAACTCGCGTCCAATATATCCCTTGGATAA
- a CDS encoding BadF/BadG/BcrA/BcrD ATPase family protein yields the protein MKLSKKYGEDVELPHCNGIRRACRFALAQYTLYSRGRSLNCRRKIIPHTDVIIELGGEDAKITYFEHANIEQRMNGTCAGGTGSFIDQMAALLETDALGLNELAKNAKTIYPIAARCGVFAKTDVQPLINEGQKRRHSSQYLQAVVSQTISGLACGKPIRGKVAFGRPLTFWIS from the coding sequence TTGAAGCTGTCGAAAAAATACGGAGAAGATGTAGAGCTCCCTCATTGTAACGGGATCAGGAGGGCTTGCCGTTTCGCACTGGCTCAATATACCCTTTATTCAAGAGGTCGTAGCCTCAACTGCCGCCGTAAAATAATTCCTCACACCGATGTTATAATAGAACTCGGCGGCGAGGATGCAAAGATTACTTATTTTGAGCACGCCAATATCGAGCAAAGAATGAACGGAACCTGTGCAGGAGGTACGGGCTCTTTTATAGACCAGATGGCCGCCCTCTTGGAAACCGATGCCTTGGGCTTAAACGAGCTTGCAAAAAATGCTAAGACCATTTACCCTATAGCCGCCCGCTGCGGAGTCTTTGCCAAGACCGACGTTCAGCCTCTCATAAACGAGGGGCAAAAGAGAAGACATAGCAGCCAGTATCTTCAAGCTGTAGTAAGCCAGACTATTTCGGGGCTTGCCTGCGGTAAACCCATCCGCGGAAAGGTTGCTTTTGGGAGGCCCCTTACATTTTGGATCAGTTAA
- a CDS encoding BadF/BadG/BcrA/BcrD ATPase family protein, translating into MKCLRMKNGAISSIQLNEACSSGCGSFLDNFARSLGMSISEFASMALLAEKPVDLGTRCTVFMNSRVKQAQKKEPR; encoded by the coding sequence ATGAAGTGCCTCCGCATGAAAAACGGAGCCATAAGCTCTATTCAGCTGAATGAAGCTTGTTCCTCAGGCTGCGGAAGCTTTTTGGATAACTTTGCCCGATCCCTCGGAATGAGCATAAGCGAATTTGCGAGCATGGCTCTTCTTGCCGAAAAACCCGTAGATTTAGGTACACGATGCACGGTTTTTATGAACAGCCGAGTTAAGCAGGCTCAAAAGAAGGAGCCTCGGTAG
- a CDS encoding acyl-CoA dehydratase activase-related protein: MRDASEVGSKVIVQGGTFNNDAVLRAFELVSGRQAVRPDVAGLMGAYGAALIAKDQWHDLDEENLSEGKIRSNIADMEGLENFKVKLDLLRCPKCPNNCLLTVNTFDICGVKRRFITGNRCERGAELDKNSGLEECSSQVSVKDQGGVNKKDIPNLFDWKYKRLFKYKPIPKMKLHGRDRNPRVLNMYENYPFWFTFFTELGFSVRISPRSTRGTYEMGLESIPSESVCYPGKIAHGHIEALLKLGVKNIFYPCIPYEKKEDDGAGNHYNCPIVTSYPEVLKNNIDVLRQDANIIYLNPFLPYYDKNRLIDRLHEELCKVFDMFGRNNDCR, from the coding sequence TTGCGCGATGCCTCCGAGGTAGGAAGCAAGGTTATAGTGCAGGGCGGAACCTTTAATAACGATGCCGTTTTGCGTGCTTTTGAGCTTGTTTCGGGAAGACAGGCTGTCCGCCCGGATGTCGCAGGGCTTATGGGTGCATACGGAGCTGCCTTAATTGCAAAAGATCAATGGCATGACCTTGACGAAGAAAATCTTTCTGAAGGAAAAATAAGATCGAACATTGCCGATATGGAAGGCTTGGAAAATTTTAAGGTAAAGCTTGATTTATTGCGCTGTCCCAAATGCCCAAATAACTGCCTTTTAACCGTAAACACCTTCGATATTTGCGGGGTAAAACGGCGATTTATTACGGGAAACAGATGTGAACGCGGTGCTGAACTCGACAAAAACAGCGGACTTGAAGAGTGTTCATCTCAAGTTTCCGTTAAGGATCAAGGAGGCGTAAATAAAAAAGATATACCCAACCTCTTTGACTGGAAGTATAAGAGGCTTTTTAAATATAAACCCATTCCCAAAATGAAGCTCCACGGGCGAGATAGGAATCCGCGGGTTTTAAACATGTACGAAAACTATCCGTTCTGGTTTACCTTTTTTACTGAGCTGGGATTTTCGGTTAGAATTTCTCCCCGCTCAACCAGAGGAACCTACGAGATGGGTCTTGAATCTATTCCGTCCGAATCGGTTTGTTATCCCGGAAAGATAGCTCACGGTCATATTGAGGCCCTCTTAAAATTAGGCGTAAAAAATATTTTCTATCCCTGTATTCCTTACGAGAAAAAAGAAGATGACGGAGCCGGAAACCATTATAACTGTCCCATTGTTACAAGCTATCCTGAGGTTTTAAAAAACAATATCGATGTTCTAAGGCAGGATGCAAATATAATTTATTTAAATCCCTTTTTACCCTATTATGACAAGAACCGATTGATAGATCGTCTTCATGAGGAGCTGTGCAAAGTTTTCGATATGTTTGGAAGAAATAATGACTGCCGTTAA
- a CDS encoding acyl-CoA dehydratase activase-related protein, whose product MTAVNAAWTEEEGFKKETEEKGEEVLRIMKEKNLKGIVLAGRPYHLDPEINHGIPEMLNGLGLAVLTEDSVAHLGK is encoded by the coding sequence ATGACTGCCGTTAATGCGGCATGGACCGAAGAAGAAGGCTTTAAAAAGGAAACGGAGGAGAAGGGAGAAGAGGTTTTACGCATAATGAAAGAAAAAAATCTTAAAGGCATTGTGCTTGCAGGCCGTCCCTATCACCTTGACCCCGAAATAAACCACGGCATCCCTGAAATGCTCAACGGTCTCGGTCTTGCGGTTTTAACCGAGGACTCGGTTGCCCACTTAGGAAAATAG
- a CDS encoding ATP-binding cassette domain-containing protein, with product MITGVLNPDSGSIMVDGINIADDPMEAKRRIGYVTDNPELFSQLKAAEYLNFIGDVYGVPADIRQERIERYTKLFGINEALNGSIGSFSHGMKQNFGYRKPLIRSSCLDLG from the coding sequence ATGATAACCGGAGTTCTTAATCCCGATTCCGGCTCAATAATGGTTGACGGCATAAACATAGCCGATGACCCTATGGAAGCAAAAAGAAGAATCGGCTATGTTACCGATAACCCGGAGCTTTTTTCTCAGTTAAAGGCTGCCGAATACTTAAATTTTATAGGCGACGTTTATGGAGTACCCGCCGATATAAGACAAGAAAGAATAGAGCGTTATACCAAACTTTTCGGCATAAATGAAGCCTTAAACGGGAGCATAGGCAGCTTTTCCCACGGAATGAAGCAAAACTTTGGTTACCGGAAGCCTCTTATCCGATCCTCCTGTCTGGATCTTGGATGA
- a CDS encoding ATP-binding protein, which translates to MLELKETIDENIKKAIIAFANCKGGTVYAGVKDDGTIAGLKDIDDSMLRLSNMIRDSIRPDITMFVNYKIIQEQGRQ; encoded by the coding sequence ATCTTAGAACTCAAAGAAACTATCGATGAAAACATCAAAAAAGCGATTATCGCATTTGCAAATTGCAAGGGCGGAACAGTCTATGCCGGTGTCAAGGATGACGGCACAATCGCAGGGCTAAAAGATATTGATGATTCAATGCTCCGGCTTAGTAATATGATAAGAGATTCAATCAGACCTGATATAACAATGTTTGTTAATTATAAAATAATACAAGAACAGGGAAGGCAATAA
- a CDS encoding VOC family protein: MFLNSVAIRTDEMEKSLEFYEKVLGFTFNYMMSAAPGKRIAFLTDPDSGMNLELISHEVPKAHNGSRLSLTVQVDQISEAEKYLKANNVRITAPPRTVKDGKKILTAVDPNGVEIDFIEFKKENE; this comes from the coding sequence ATGTTTTTAAACAGTGTCGCCATCCGCACGGATGAAATGGAAAAATCACTTGAGTTTTATGAAAAAGTGCTCGGATTTACTTTTAATTATATGATGTCGGCCGCTCCCGGAAAAAGAATTGCCTTTTTGACGGATCCCGACAGCGGAATGAATCTTGAACTTATCAGTCATGAAGTTCCAAAAGCTCACAACGGCAGCCGCCTTTCTCTTACCGTTCAGGTAGACCAGATAAGCGAGGCTGAAAAATATTTAAAAGCCAATAATGTCCGCATTACGGCTCCTCCAAGAACCGTAAAGGACGGTAAAAAAATCTTAACCGCAGTAGATCCCAACGGGGTTGAAATAGACTTTATAGAATTTAAAAAAGAAAACGAATAA
- a CDS encoding GerMN domain-containing protein gives MNYIKTKIVLAFLLLLIIGTVLFTSVLNKKHDRYVLFFKNSITGKVDTEIRYVPVQNIKEPEAAFFEELMLGPVNHHCFSFIPAGSKLLSCFVKEGILYADLPASFIDGIKEELDSEEIRKLLQKNIFTNCKHLKAAYIFAEGTEIYELLKK, from the coding sequence ATGAATTACATAAAAACAAAGATCGTTTTAGCTTTTTTATTACTATTGATAATAGGAACTGTACTTTTTACATCTGTTCTAAATAAAAAACATGACCGCTATGTTCTTTTTTTTAAAAATTCCATAACAGGTAAGGTAGATACCGAAATACGCTATGTTCCGGTACAAAATATAAAGGAACCCGAAGCCGCTTTTTTTGAAGAATTGATGCTCGGTCCCGTAAATCATCATTGTTTTTCCTTTATTCCGGCCGGTTCCAAACTTTTGTCTTGTTTTGTGAAAGAAGGCATTTTATATGCAGATCTGCCTGCTTCTTTTATTGATGGAATAAAGGAAGAATTGGATTCCGAGGAAATCCGGAAACTTTTGCAAAAAAATATATTTACAAACTGTAAACATTTAAAAGCTGCCTATATTTTTGCAGAAGGTACCGAGATTTACGAATTATTAAAAAAATAA
- a CDS encoding tetratricopeptide repeat protein: MLSEDIPWLPKKEKLREMYSSYVPHLNVLIVRIEEFLRSIVKIASAPTYKTRVKSFNSYYLKLLKFPPKSDTSDLPVLTDIMGVRIICPFLQDINEVETILLKKFKVIEVERKGSERTFREFGYESVHFLLEIPEEFKVGLVLPKNLIFEIQLRTILQDAWAEVEHELVYKSEFSPFDQPLKRKLASINASLSLADIIFQEIRDYQNKLNTELEKRRFEFYSMADEYTAKVLPETDIVQHDNLEHSGELKVAETIDDLILAAIEAHNQNLFDKAEKIYTKIIEQNPNDVVLSVVFKHRGMAYFAQADYEDAYKDFLQSCKYNPANFRSLYYVGIALTLLNRDDEAIEYFTKSLEINKFQAHVYFRRALSYFKLALYPEAAKDLDSASDLGLAEEDAKKLRIAIAKKIDMV, encoded by the coding sequence ATGTTGTCTGAAGATATTCCTTGGCTCCCTAAAAAAGAGAAATTGAGGGAGATGTATTCTTCTTATGTGCCTCATTTAAATGTTTTGATAGTGCGCATAGAAGAGTTTTTGCGTTCTATTGTTAAAATAGCTTCTGCACCCACATATAAGACAAGGGTAAAAAGTTTTAACAGTTATTATCTGAAACTGTTGAAATTTCCGCCCAAAAGTGATACGTCCGATTTACCTGTCCTCACAGATATTATGGGGGTCAGGATCATATGTCCTTTTTTACAGGATATAAATGAAGTTGAAACTATTTTACTAAAGAAATTTAAAGTAATAGAAGTAGAGCGCAAAGGTTCGGAAAGGACTTTTAGAGAATTCGGATATGAATCTGTTCATTTTTTGCTCGAAATACCCGAGGAATTTAAGGTAGGCCTTGTATTACCTAAAAATTTAATCTTTGAAATCCAGCTTAGAACAATTCTTCAAGATGCTTGGGCAGAGGTTGAACATGAGCTGGTATATAAGTCGGAGTTTTCTCCCTTTGATCAACCCCTAAAAAGAAAGCTTGCTTCGATAAACGCAAGTTTGAGTTTGGCTGATATTATTTTTCAGGAAATTCGCGATTATCAAAACAAGCTTAATACTGAACTTGAAAAGAGACGCTTTGAATTTTATTCGATGGCTGACGAATATACGGCAAAGGTTTTGCCTGAAACCGATATTGTTCAGCATGATAATTTAGAGCATAGCGGAGAATTGAAGGTTGCCGAAACAATAGACGATTTGATTTTGGCCGCGATTGAAGCCCATAATCAAAATCTTTTTGATAAGGCAGAAAAAATTTATACAAAAATAATCGAGCAAAACCCGAATGATGTTGTCCTTTCGGTCGTATTTAAGCATAGGGGAATGGCGTATTTTGCTCAAGCTGACTATGAAGATGCTTATAAAGATTTTTTGCAGAGTTGTAAATACAATCCTGCTAACTTTCGATCTCTTTACTATGTAGGAATAGCTTTAACTCTCTTAAATAGAGATGATGAAGCTATCGAGTATTTTACAAAATCGCTTGAAATCAATAAGTTTCAAGCTCATGTTTATTTTAGGCGAGCATTGTCCTATTTTAAATTGGCCTTGTATCCTGAAGCTGCCAAAGATTTAGATTCCGCCTCGGATCTTGGCTTGGCTGAAGAAGATGCAAAAAAATTGCGCATAGCTATTGCAAAAAAAATTGATATGGTGTAA
- the rpsT gene encoding 30S ribosomal protein S20, with the protein MKNRSAIKRHNQSEVRRMRNRSAKSEVRTTARKYTEAVHAANAETAAALLRELSSQLDSAARKGILTKNSAARKKSRMQLLYNASFAAK; encoded by the coding sequence ATGAAAAATCGATCTGCGATTAAAAGACATAACCAGAGTGAAGTTCGCCGAATGCGAAACCGCTCTGCAAAGAGTGAAGTACGTACAACAGCAAGAAAGTATACTGAGGCTGTTCATGCCGCTAATGCAGAAACTGCCGCAGCCTTACTTCGCGAGCTTTCCAGTCAGCTTGATTCGGCAGCCAGAAAGGGAATTTTAACAAAGAATTCGGCAGCCCGCAAAAAGTCAAGAATGCAGCTCTTGTATAATGCTTCATTTGCAGCAAAATAA
- a CDS encoding HU family DNA-binding protein: MKKGTPIEIRGLGSFDFVVLHGKKNARNPKTGERVLTADRCKIRFKPGKELKEALLKLNTKEF, from the coding sequence TTGAAAAAGGGAACTCCCATAGAAATACGAGGTTTAGGTTCTTTTGATTTTGTGGTTTTACACGGAAAAAAAAATGCCCGAAATCCTAAAACAGGAGAAAGAGTTTTGACCGCTGACAGGTGTAAAATAAGGTTTAAGCCGGGAAAAGAACTTAAAGAGGCTCTCCTTAAATTAAATACAAAAGAGTTTTAG
- the lnt gene encoding apolipoprotein N-acyltransferase, whose protein sequence is MKNKHISFFINLLLALFGAILFALSHPNYLCLNGFSFLAYIALIPFFLLIKRTRLKFSFFWGAFSGALSYFIFNFWIMFFHPIAIYVIIAKYSVMYSILFFMLKIIDSYLPKYGFIFQTIVWVSFEYLSTLGFLGYCYGIMGYSQWRFSVLIRVSSIFGVWGISFLVIFFSACTAAIIFDFFKERKVWPVFKKYNLPMMIWLGTFFAFILYGIFTKINLSEIPKTKIALVQPNRDPWLGNLEVYRNNYEELKDLSEKAIKYFPDLELVVWPETAFIPMIRWHYKYTSTSNPNSLLVRELLHFLDNQKVSFLIGNDEGVLDKKFLDNNFDDLEDKRLDYNAALLFTPKKNVLPPEPQVYRKRHLVPFTEHFPYQKLFPGIYRFLKENDTHFWEKGDKANLLEFNHLKIGVPICFEDTFGYISRDFSKNGANIIINLTNDAWARSLVSQYQHLAMAVFRSAENRIPVLRAASSGQTAFIDQNGSIKKMAAPFTKDILIADVPVLTEGYKTVYSYFGDFFGVFCTIGSIMILCFIIVNKFIEKNSEVK, encoded by the coding sequence ATGAAAAATAAACACATTTCTTTTTTTATAAATCTTTTACTCGCCCTTTTTGGAGCTATTCTCTTTGCCCTATCTCATCCCAATTATTTATGCTTAAACGGATTCAGTTTTTTAGCTTACATAGCCCTTATTCCGTTTTTTTTATTGATTAAAAGAACCCGTCTTAAATTTTCATTTTTTTGGGGAGCATTTTCGGGAGCTCTTTCATATTTTATTTTTAATTTTTGGATAATGTTTTTTCATCCTATTGCGATTTATGTAATTATTGCAAAATACTCCGTAATGTATTCGATTTTATTTTTTATGTTAAAAATAATCGATTCTTATCTTCCGAAATACGGTTTTATTTTTCAAACGATAGTATGGGTGTCCTTTGAGTATCTAAGTACTTTAGGCTTTTTGGGTTATTGTTACGGTATAATGGGCTATAGTCAATGGCGCTTTTCCGTCTTAATCAGAGTATCTTCCATATTTGGAGTTTGGGGAATTTCTTTTTTGGTTATTTTCTTTTCAGCTTGTACGGCTGCAATAATTTTTGATTTTTTTAAAGAAAGAAAGGTTTGGCCGGTTTTTAAAAAATATAACTTGCCTATGATGATTTGGCTGGGAACATTTTTCGCTTTTATTTTATACGGAATTTTTACAAAGATAAATCTTTCAGAAATTCCAAAAACAAAGATTGCTCTTGTCCAGCCTAATAGAGACCCATGGCTTGGAAATTTGGAAGTTTATAGAAATAATTATGAAGAACTGAAAGATTTATCTGAAAAAGCCATAAAATATTTTCCTGATTTGGAATTAGTAGTTTGGCCGGAAACTGCTTTTATTCCCATGATAAGATGGCATTATAAATACACCTCAACCTCTAATCCCAATTCTCTTTTGGTGCGGGAATTACTGCATTTTTTGGATAATCAAAAAGTTTCTTTTTTAATAGGAAATGATGAAGGTGTTTTGGATAAAAAATTTTTAGATAACAATTTTGATGATCTTGAAGATAAGAGGCTTGACTATAATGCTGCCTTACTCTTTACTCCAAAAAAAAATGTTTTACCTCCTGAGCCTCAAGTATACCGAAAAAGACACTTGGTTCCGTTTACGGAACATTTTCCTTATCAAAAACTTTTTCCCGGTATTTATCGATTCTTAAAAGAAAATGATACTCATTTTTGGGAAAAAGGAGATAAAGCAAATCTTCTTGAGTTTAATCATTTAAAAATCGGAGTGCCAATTTGTTTTGAGGATACCTTCGGCTATATTTCAAGGGATTTTTCAAAAAACGGTGCAAATATCATAATTAATCTTACAAATGATGCTTGGGCAAGAAGCCTTGTAAGCCAATACCAGCATTTGGCTATGGCCGTTTTTAGATCTGCGGAAAATCGCATACCCGTATTGCGGGCTGCAAGTTCCGGTCAAACGGCTTTTATCGATCAAAACGGCAGCATAAAAAAAATGGCGGCTCCGTTTACAAAGGACATTTTAATTGCAGATGTACCCGTCTTGACAGAAGGATATAAAACGGTTTACTCTTATTTTGGTGATTTTTTCGGAGTATTTTGCACAATAGGTTCAATTATGATTTTGTGCTTTATCATAGTGAATAAATTTATCGAGAAAAATTCGGAGGTTAAATGA
- a CDS encoding DUF3841 domain-containing protein, with protein MKKIRLYTRQDIRSLKEIEELGCFTNKISYVKEQFDDMSDYILDCYKYFVKEASTRVTKAENVELPVWCSISNENCLHPIENTIVYVLDVPEDEVIYFDGTKWDYVLNHHYIPLDEEDHKSYKAHLKERGFDNGFEFFTGKYKGKFPQEVKIIMDSWTRIFDIDEWNIFKVQANIWQIKKEWIKTIVNIGEPIP; from the coding sequence ATGAAAAAGATAAGACTTTATACAAGACAAGATATTCGTTCGTTAAAAGAAATTGAAGAATTAGGATGTTTTACAAATAAAATTTCTTATGTTAAAGAACAGTTTGATGATATGTCGGATTATATTTTAGATTGTTATAAATATTTTGTAAAAGAAGCTTCTACGCGCGTTACAAAAGCTGAAAATGTAGAACTTCCGGTGTGGTGTTCAATAAGCAACGAAAATTGTCTTCATCCGATTGAAAATACTATTGTTTATGTTTTGGATGTACCTGAAGACGAAGTTATTTATTTTGACGGTACAAAATGGGATTATGTTTTAAATCACCATTATATTCCTTTGGATGAAGAGGATCATAAAAGTTACAAGGCTCATTTAAAAGAAAGAGGTTTTGATAACGGTTTTGAATTTTTTACCGGGAAATATAAGGGAAAATTTCCGCAAGAAGTTAAAATAATCATGGACAGTTGGACAAGAATTTTTGATATTGATGAATGGAATATTTTTAAAGTTCAGGCAAATATCTGGCAGATTAAAAAAGAATGGATAAAAACTATAGTGAATATCGGAGAACCTATTCCGTAA